In Choloepus didactylus isolate mChoDid1 chromosome 6, mChoDid1.pri, whole genome shotgun sequence, one DNA window encodes the following:
- the PRG2 gene encoding bone marrow proteoglycan — protein MKLSLLLALLFGAASAFHLKAETPNLESPLEKETLPEDGDVPEQEADEAPTRELMLPEEEEEGSGSEDALEEEEDAEPASALGEADKDFQCPKEEDTVKLDGIPGCKTCRFFLVRSPRQFNQAQNTCQRCYRGNLVSIHNYGFNYRLQASVSGYNQAQVWIGGRVIGWGKCKRFRWVDGSVWNFGFWAAGQPGNRGGRCVTLCTRGGHWRRAHCGRRLSFICAN, from the exons ATGAAACTTTCCCTGCTTCTGGCTCTTCTATTTGGGGCAGCTTCTGCTTTTCATCTAA AGGCTGAAACTCCCAACTTGGAGAGCCCCTTGGAAAAGGAGACCCTGCCCGAGGATGGGGACGTGCCTGAACAGGAGGCAGACGAGGCCCCCACGCGGGAGCTGATGCTGccggaggaagaggaggagggctCCGGTAGTGAAGATGCCCTTGAGGAAGAGGAGGACGCGGAGCCGGCCTCAGCCCTGGGTGAGGCAGACAAGGACTTTCAGTGCCCTAAGGAAGAAGACACAGTAAAACTGGACGGCATCCCTGGATGCAAGACCTGCCGCTTCTTTCTGGTGAGGAGCCCCAGGCAGTTTAATCAGGCTCAG AATACTTGCCAGAGGTGCTACCGGGGCAACCTCGTCTCCATCCACAACTACGGCTTCAATTACCGACTCCAAGCCTCGGTCAGTGGGTACAACCAGGCCCAAGTCTGGATTGGAGGCAGAGTCATAGGCTGG GGTAAATGCAAACGCTTTCGCTGGGTGGATGGCAGTGTCTGGAATTTtgggttctgggctgccggtcagCCCGGGAATCGTGGTGGCCGATGTGTGACCCTGTGTACCCGAG GTGGCCACTGGCGCCGAGCTCACTGCGGGAGGCGCCTTTCCTTCATCTGTGCCAACTGA